Proteins from a genomic interval of Kitasatospora herbaricolor:
- a CDS encoding amino acid permease produces MSAETTTTRTASPPGAPGDGGQDGNLKAGLKNRHLSMIAIGGVIGAGLFVGSGAGIASTGPGILLSYTLAGVLVVMVMRMLGEMAAADPQSGSFSAYADRALGRWAGFSIGWLYWFFWVVVLAVEATAGAKILNTWVPGVPQWAFALLVMAVLTATNLFSVASYGEFEFWFAGIKVVAIIAFIVIGALAVFGLLPGTSAVGTANLTGNGGFLPHGVGAVFTGMLTVVFAFMGSEIVTLAAGESADPEKAVSRATNSVIWRIGVFYLGSIAIVVTLLPWNDASVKGSPYVAVLEHVGIPGAARVMDVIVLTAVLSCLNSGLYTASRMAFSLGQRGDAPKAFARVSPRGVPRVAILSSVVFGFLAVFFNYTSPNTVFKFLINSSGAVALFVWLVICFSQLRMRKIIERETPERLTVRMWLYPYLTWATIGLIGFVMIYMFTDHDGRTQMYLSLVAAAVVLVAAAVVDRRRKAAALTAA; encoded by the coding sequence ATGAGTGCGGAAACCACCACCACCCGGACCGCGTCGCCCCCGGGCGCCCCCGGCGACGGCGGCCAGGACGGCAACCTCAAGGCCGGCCTGAAGAACCGGCACCTGTCGATGATCGCCATCGGCGGCGTGATCGGCGCCGGCCTGTTCGTGGGCTCCGGCGCGGGCATCGCCTCCACCGGCCCCGGCATCCTGCTCTCCTACACCCTGGCCGGCGTGCTGGTCGTGATGGTGATGCGGATGCTCGGCGAGATGGCCGCCGCCGACCCGCAGAGCGGCTCGTTCTCCGCGTACGCGGACCGGGCGCTGGGCCGCTGGGCCGGATTCAGCATCGGCTGGCTGTACTGGTTCTTCTGGGTCGTGGTGCTGGCCGTGGAGGCGACGGCGGGGGCCAAGATCCTCAACACCTGGGTCCCCGGTGTGCCGCAGTGGGCGTTCGCCCTGCTGGTGATGGCCGTGCTGACGGCCACCAACCTGTTCTCGGTGGCCTCCTACGGCGAGTTCGAGTTCTGGTTCGCCGGCATCAAGGTGGTGGCCATCATCGCCTTCATCGTGATCGGCGCGCTGGCCGTCTTCGGCCTGCTGCCCGGCACCAGCGCGGTCGGCACGGCCAACCTCACCGGCAACGGCGGCTTCCTGCCGCACGGGGTCGGCGCCGTCTTCACCGGCATGCTGACCGTGGTGTTCGCCTTCATGGGCAGCGAGATCGTCACGCTCGCCGCCGGCGAGTCCGCCGACCCGGAGAAGGCGGTCAGCCGGGCCACCAACAGCGTGATCTGGCGGATCGGCGTCTTCTACCTCGGCTCGATCGCGATCGTGGTGACGCTGCTGCCGTGGAACGACGCCTCGGTCAAGGGCAGCCCGTACGTCGCGGTGCTGGAGCACGTCGGCATCCCGGGCGCCGCCCGGGTGATGGACGTGATCGTGCTGACCGCCGTGCTGTCCTGCCTCAACTCCGGCCTCTACACGGCCTCCCGGATGGCCTTCTCGCTCGGACAGCGCGGCGACGCGCCGAAGGCCTTCGCCCGGGTGAGCCCGCGCGGCGTGCCCCGGGTGGCGATCCTGTCCTCGGTGGTCTTCGGCTTCCTCGCGGTGTTCTTCAACTACACCTCGCCGAACACCGTCTTCAAGTTCCTGATCAACTCCTCGGGCGCGGTGGCCCTCTTCGTCTGGCTGGTGATCTGCTTCTCGCAGCTGCGGATGCGCAAGATCATCGAGCGTGAGACGCCCGAGCGGCTCACCGTCCGGATGTGGCTCTACCCGTACCTGACCTGGGCCACCATCGGCCTGATCGGGTTCGTGATGATCTACATGTTCACCGACCACGACGGCCGGACCCAGATGTACCTGTCACTGGTCGCCGCCGCCGTCGTCCTGGTCGCGGCCGCCGTCGTGGACCGGCGCCGCAAGGCCGCCGCGCTCACCGCCGCCTAG
- a CDS encoding metallophosphoesterase produces MIVVVVLALLLALAVVGLAHWYLWRRLVRDVSAPGGLWRRTGTVLAFLLPVLGIGAVVGGRALPMAAERWIAWPGFLWLAVLLYLLLFLLAGELLRPLLARLPDRRGTARDLPGEAGRDAAAGATPAAVTTGPVADPAPEPGTPSARPATPSADPGVPAADVVRPSPAAPVSGGPLSPQRRLFIARTVAIGAAGAAAAVVGNGTYGVLRGPRLKQVTVPLAKLPARADGYRIAVVSDIHLGPILGRAHTQRIVDTVNAARPDLITVVGDLVDGTVPELGRDAEPLARLRAKDGAWFVTGNHEYFSGAAPWVDFVRSLGVHPLQNARVELPGFDLAGVNDLAGTSEGDGPDFDKALGDRDRSRTSVLLSHQPVTVHDAVRHGVDLQLSGHTHGGQLWPGNYLAELANPTVAGLERYGDTQLYVTRGAGAWGPPVRVGAPSDITIVTLVSPRA; encoded by the coding sequence GTGATCGTGGTCGTGGTGCTCGCCCTCCTGCTCGCCCTGGCCGTCGTCGGCCTCGCCCACTGGTACCTCTGGCGCCGCCTGGTCCGGGACGTCAGCGCCCCCGGCGGGCTCTGGCGGCGGACCGGCACCGTGCTGGCGTTCCTGCTCCCCGTCCTCGGCATCGGCGCGGTGGTCGGCGGGCGCGCCCTGCCGATGGCGGCCGAGCGCTGGATCGCCTGGCCCGGGTTCCTCTGGCTGGCGGTGCTGCTCTACCTGCTGCTCTTCCTGCTGGCCGGCGAGCTGCTCCGGCCCCTGCTCGCCCGGCTGCCGGACCGCCGGGGCACGGCACGCGACCTGCCGGGGGAGGCGGGACGGGACGCGGCAGCCGGTGCCACCCCGGCCGCCGTCACCACCGGGCCCGTGGCGGACCCCGCCCCCGAGCCCGGCACGCCGTCCGCCCGCCCCGCCACGCCGTCCGCCGACCCCGGTGTCCCGGCTGCCGACGTGGTGCGCCCGTCCCCCGCCGCTCCCGTGTCCGGCGGTCCCCTCTCGCCGCAGCGGCGGCTGTTCATCGCCCGCACGGTCGCGATCGGTGCCGCCGGCGCGGCGGCGGCCGTGGTCGGCAACGGCACCTACGGCGTGCTGCGCGGTCCGCGCCTCAAGCAGGTGACCGTCCCGCTGGCCAAACTGCCCGCGCGGGCGGACGGCTACCGGATCGCGGTGGTCAGCGACATCCACCTCGGCCCGATCCTCGGCCGCGCCCACACCCAGCGGATCGTCGACACCGTCAACGCCGCCCGGCCCGACCTGATCACCGTCGTCGGCGACCTGGTCGACGGCACCGTGCCCGAACTCGGCCGGGACGCCGAGCCCTTGGCCCGGCTCCGGGCCAAGGACGGCGCCTGGTTCGTCACCGGCAACCACGAGTACTTCTCCGGGGCGGCCCCCTGGGTCGACTTCGTCCGCTCGCTGGGCGTCCACCCGCTGCAGAACGCCCGGGTGGAACTGCCCGGCTTCGACCTGGCCGGCGTCAACGACCTGGCCGGCACCTCCGAGGGCGACGGGCCCGACTTCGACAAGGCGCTCGGCGACCGGGACCGCTCCCGTACCTCGGTGCTGCTCTCCCACCAGCCGGTGACCGTGCACGACGCCGTCCGGCACGGCGTGGACCTGCAGCTCTCCGGCCACACCCACGGCGGCCAGCTCTGGCCGGGCAACTACCTGGCCGAACTCGCCAACCCCACGGTGGCCGGCCTGGAGCGCTACGGGGACACCCAGCTCTACG